The Thermotoga maritima MSB8 region TTTTTGAGAAAACTCGTGAAAGAAGAAGGTTTCAGAAGTCTCGAAGTGCCTCCTGGAGTGGGAGGAAGGTTCAGCGTTCTCACACCTGTTGGCCTCCTCTCAGCCATGGCGGAAGGCATAGACATAGACGAACTGCACGAAGGTGCAAAGGATGCCTTCGAGAAGAGCATGAAAGAGAACATCCTTGAAAATCCAGCGGCAATGATAGCACTCACACACTACCTCTACTTGAATAAAGGAAAGTCCATTTCTGTGATGATGGCGTATTCGAACAGAATGATCTATCTTGTGGACTGGTACAGACAGCTCTGGGCGGAAAGTCTTGGAAAAAGATACAATCTCAAGGGAGAAGAGGTTTTCACCGGTCAAACTCCTGTGAAAGCGCTGGGAGCGACCGATCAGCACTCACAGATACAGCTTTACAACGAAGGGCCGAACGACAAGGTAATAACCTTCCTGAGAGTTGAAAACTTCGACAGAGAAATAGTGATCCCGGAAACCGGAAGAGCTGAACTCAGCTATCTTGCAAGGAAGAAGCTCTCCGAACTCCTCCTCGCAGAGCAGACAGGAACAGAAGAAGCACTGCGAGAAAACAACAGACCGAACATGAGAGTGACATTTGACGGACTCACACCGTACAACGTGGGCCAATTCTTCGCTTACTACGAGGCTGCCACCGCTTTCATGGGTTATCTTCTTGAGATCAACCCGTTCGATCAGCCCGGTGTGGAGCTCGGAAAAAAGATCACGTTCGCTCTTATGGGAAGAGAAGGTTACACTTACGAAATAAAGGAAAGGTCGAAGAAGGTGATTATAGAATGAAAATTTTCGAGGAAGTGATGCGTGAAGGAGAAAAAGTTTTTTTCATAGAGGGTGGACCTCTCGGTGAAGAGGGAACGTACATCATCGTTTCGGACGATCCAACCGTTGAGGAGAGGATCGCAAAAGTCATCGAGGAACTGAACACAACGAGCGTCATCTTTCTTGCCGAAGATGAATATGAAAGGTTCAAGAACGAACTGGAGAAAAAGGCAAAGAGAATATGGTGATCGGTGTTACAGGAAAGATAGGAACGGGAAAGTCCACCGTCTGTGAGATTTTAAAGAACAAATATGGAGCCCACGTTGTGAACGTGGATAGAATAGGCCATGAAGTGCTCGAAGAAGTGAAGGAAAAGCTCGTCGAGCTTTTCGGAGGATCTGTTCTGGAAGACGGGAAAGTAAACCGAAAAAAACTCGCTGGCATCGTCTTCGAATCACGCGAAAACCTGAAGAAGCTCGAATTGCTCGTCCATCCCTTGATGAAGAAGAGGGTACAGGAAATAATAAACAAAACGAGCGGCCTCATAGTAATAGAGGCCGCTCTTTTGAAAAGGATGGGACTGGATCAGCTGTGCGATCACGTCATCACAGTAGTCGCAAGCAGAGAGACGATTCTGAAGAGAAACAGAGAAGCCGACAGACGTTTGAAGTTTCAGGAAGACATCGTTCCACAGGGAATAGTAGTAGCGAACAATTCCACTCTCGAAGATCTCGAAAAGAAGGTAGAGGAAGTGATGAAACTCGTATGGGAGAAACGAGAATAACAGGGGGAAAGTACAGGGGAAGGAAGTTAAAAACAGGAAATTTCTTCAGACCCACCATGTCTTCTGTGAGAAGCGCCCTGTTCAACATGATAGACATCGAGGGAAAAAGCTTTCTCGAACTCTTCTGCGGAAGCTGCGTGGTGAGCTGTGAGGCTCTGAGCAGAGGAGCGGAAAGAGTGGTCTGTGTCGACAGATCAAAGCGTGCCCTCAGCATATGCAGAAAGAATCTCGAATCACTCAACGAGACAGCCACGATCATTCACAGTAACGTAGTGGACTTTCTTCAAAACACCGGTGAAAAGTTCGACGTTGTCTTTCTCGATCCTCCGTACAACGATGTAGAGATCATAAACAAAACACTTTCCTTGCTTCCGAAAGTCATGAAAGAAGACAGTTTGGCCGTTCTGGAGAAGAGTAAGAGAATCGAACTGGATTTTTCAAACTTTGAAGTCGTCAAAAGAAAAGATTACGGTGAGACCGAGCTTGTTTTTCT contains the following coding sequences:
- a CDS encoding glucose-6-phosphate isomerase — its product is MSLKFDFSNLFEPNISGGLTDEDVKSVEEKVTSAVRNFVENTPDFAKLDRSWIDSVKSLEDWIINFDTVVVLGIGGSGLGNLALHYSLRPLNWNEMTREERNGYARVFVVDNVDPDLMSSVLDRIDPKTTLFNVISKSGSTAEVMATYSIARGILEAYGLDPREHMLITTDPEKGFLRKLVKEEGFRSLEVPPGVGGRFSVLTPVGLLSAMAEGIDIDELHEGAKDAFEKSMKENILENPAAMIALTHYLYLNKGKSISVMMAYSNRMIYLVDWYRQLWAESLGKRYNLKGEEVFTGQTPVKALGATDQHSQIQLYNEGPNDKVITFLRVENFDREIVIPETGRAELSYLARKKLSELLLAEQTGTEEALRENNRPNMRVTFDGLTPYNVGQFFAYYEAATAFMGYLLEINPFDQPGVELGKKITFALMGREGYTYEIKERSKKVIIE
- the coaE gene encoding dephospho-CoA kinase (Dephospho-CoA kinase (CoaE) performs the final step in coenzyme A biosynthesis.); the encoded protein is MVIGVTGKIGTGKSTVCEILKNKYGAHVVNVDRIGHEVLEEVKEKLVELFGGSVLEDGKVNRKKLAGIVFESRENLKKLELLVHPLMKKRVQEIINKTSGLIVIEAALLKRMGLDQLCDHVITVVASRETILKRNREADRRLKFQEDIVPQGIVVANNSTLEDLEKKVEEVMKLVWEKRE
- the rsmD gene encoding 16S rRNA (guanine(966)-N(2))-methyltransferase RsmD; translation: MGETRITGGKYRGRKLKTGNFFRPTMSSVRSALFNMIDIEGKSFLELFCGSCVVSCEALSRGAERVVCVDRSKRALSICRKNLESLNETATIIHSNVVDFLQNTGEKFDVVFLDPPYNDVEIINKTLSLLPKVMKEDSLAVLEKSKRIELDFSNFEVVKRKDYGETELVFLKVKR